In Halothermothrix orenii H 168, the sequence CTGCCTTAATTTCCCTTAAATCTATCCCTATTTCATTTGCGTTGTGTATTATAGAAAAACCCTGTCCAGTATCAAATAAATATCCCTTATCCCCTGTTTTAATATAAAATGATAGACCGTGTTCTGCTATAAGGCCTTTTTTATATACTTTATTCTCGGCAAGAATTATAATCTCCAGCTTATCCTGGTTCTGATAGTTATTCATTATCATAATATCAAATCTCCACTAATTTTTATTTTAATGAATTTCACAATATTAATTTATAAAATAATAAAACCCCGGTTTTAGTTAATTATAACATAACTTTCTTTATATAAAGTAAATTATTACACCATTATTTTTTCTGGACTGATTTTAGACAGTCCATGACTCTGATTTGATATTATCCTGATTATGACAGGTTAAAATTCTGCAAATTACAAAATAAATATTTCCAAAATGTATTTATTTTTATTATTTTACTAATTTACCGAATATTCGACAATTTATTTGCATTACTGACATTATTTTGATAGAATAATATAAAACTATAATTTTTACCCTGAAGGAGGTAGATAGGAGAAGAGCAGGTTGATACATTTAAGTTATTGATAAATAATAAGAAGGAGAAGATTTGCAGGCAGTGGGAATAGGGAGAAGAAACCATTAACGGTTACATTATTTAATTTAACAATTTACCAAATAAGGAGGAAGAAGATGGAGAAGAAAGAACAATGGGGAAGTCGTCTTGGATTTATATTTGCTGCTATAGGTTCTGCTGTAGGATTGGGTAATATCTGGCGTTTTTCCTATCAGGCTTATGAAAATGGTGGTGGGGCATTTTTACTACCTTATCTAGTAGCCCTATTTACAGCCGGTATCCCACTGTTAATTCTGGAGCTTGGACTCGGGTTCAGGACCAGGTCATCAGCCCCCCTATCTTTCAAAAAGATCGGAAAAAAATATGAATGGATTGGCTGGTGGTCAGTCGGGGTTGGTTTTGTAATCACCGTTTATTATACTGTAATTATCGGGTGGAGCCTGGCCTATGTCTTTAAGGCCTTTAATCTTAACTGGGGTTCAAACCCTGCTTCCCACTTTACAGGTGAATTTCTGGGCGCAACCGGAAGTGTCTGGGAACTTGGTGGTATCAGGTTTTTTGCGCTGGCATGTCTCATAATTGTCTGGCTGGCCAATTATTTTATCATATCAAGGGGTGTCCAGAAGGGTATCGAAAAGGCCAGTAAAATTTTTATGCCTTTATTGTTCTTCCTGGTTATATTAATTACAATCAGGGGAATCACCCTGCCGGGGTCTATTGAAGGTATTAAAGCCTTTGTTACTCCTGATTTCAGTAAAATCACCGACTGGAGGATCTGGGTCAGTGCCTTTGGGCAGATCTTTTTTACTTTAAGCCTTGGTTTTGGTATTATGATTGCTTATGCCAGTTACCTGCCTAAGGATTCTGACGTTGTCAGTAACGGAATAATTACCGCACTGGCTAACAGTGCCTTCAGTATTATTACCGGTTTTGGTGTCTTCGGTGTTCTGGGATATATGGCCATGAAACAGGGAGTCCCTGTATCTGAAGTAGCTACTGATGGAATTGGACTGGCTTTTATTGCCTTCCCCAAGGCCATAAACCTGCTCCCGGCCGCTTCCAGGATTTTCGGAGTCTTATTCTTCCTGTCCCTGGTTATTGCCGGGCTAAGTTCCAGCATATCACTGGTAGAGGCTATGGTAGCAGCCTTAATCGATAAATTTGAAATTTCCCGTAAAAAAGCCGTCACCTATATCTGTATTATAAGTTTAATCCTCGGTATTCCATTCGTAACCGGTGGTGGCCTGGTATTACTGGATATTGTTGATCATTTCATAAACCGGTATGGTTTGTTACTCGTCGGTTTTGTTGAACTTGTAGTAATAAGCTACTTCTTCGGAGTAGATAAAATTAAAAAGGCTGTGAATCCTTCCTCAAACACAGAGGTGGGCCCAACCTGGTCGATTATGGTTAAATATTTAAGCCCTCTGGCTCTGATTTTTGCTCTATTTTTAGAACTGATAAAGGATTTAACCAGTCTTTACGGAAACTACACTTCGCTGGAGATAATTCTCTTCGGCTGGGGTACAGTTCTGATTGTTATTCTCCTGGCCTTTAACCTGGCCAGAAGAGAGATAACTTTAAAAACCAATGTATAAATCTGACTTATAAAGTAAATACACTCTTATAAACAATGAAACTCATGTAATATTATTATATTATTAAAGCCCTATCTTCCGGTTTAAG encodes:
- a CDS encoding sodium-dependent transporter gives rise to the protein MEKKEQWGSRLGFIFAAIGSAVGLGNIWRFSYQAYENGGGAFLLPYLVALFTAGIPLLILELGLGFRTRSSAPLSFKKIGKKYEWIGWWSVGVGFVITVYYTVIIGWSLAYVFKAFNLNWGSNPASHFTGEFLGATGSVWELGGIRFFALACLIIVWLANYFIISRGVQKGIEKASKIFMPLLFFLVILITIRGITLPGSIEGIKAFVTPDFSKITDWRIWVSAFGQIFFTLSLGFGIMIAYASYLPKDSDVVSNGIITALANSAFSIITGFGVFGVLGYMAMKQGVPVSEVATDGIGLAFIAFPKAINLLPAASRIFGVLFFLSLVIAGLSSSISLVEAMVAALIDKFEISRKKAVTYICIISLILGIPFVTGGGLVLLDIVDHFINRYGLLLVGFVELVVISYFFGVDKIKKAVNPSSNTEVGPTWSIMVKYLSPLALIFALFLELIKDLTSLYGNYTSLEIILFGWGTVLIVILLAFNLARREITLKTNV